A stretch of Halichondria panicea chromosome 1, odHalPani1.1, whole genome shotgun sequence DNA encodes these proteins:
- the LOC135352120 gene encoding probable serine/threonine-protein kinase kinX, producing MVEALSSPIVSEVHIAQTIERDHLQSTGPNNPKLQVDQDRQKINDDLTVFLDERLGKGAFGAVFKGSYRGEICAVKVLLHDAMEMQASISVGKNEEASDAIDRESDFLKSFQHPNVVQLLSTAKHPKSGSTILVVELMDCNLRSYFSGLDEESLTSECEISLSKDMACGLAYIHSKQIIHRDLCGDNVLLKLTRPLPVAKISDFGMSRLYDSSKLSHTLTAIGHRMGYLPLEAIRLEEEKYDSSLDVFSYGVIVTQIVCKLETIKSAKDRSFHVAQIPHTHTLRKLIDSCLQEDMRRRPSARDIYVYLTRGSGSVEATKKESKDTQPVKKVRTCSVIMRFPQQQ from the exons ATGGTGGAGGCTTTGTCAAGTCCCATTGTGAGTGAAGTTCACATAGCCCAGACCATCGAAagagatcatctacagtctactggTCCAAACAACCCTAAATTACAGG TTGACCAAGATCGCCAGAAGATCAACGATGATTTAACTGTTTTCCTAGACGAGCGTctcggtaaaggtgcatttggagcagtcttcaaaggcagctacaggggcgagatatgtgcagtcaaagtgctgcttcatgatgctatggagatgcaggCAAGTATTTCAGTCGGCAAAAACGAAGAAGCTAGCGATGCAATTGATCGTGAGAGtgattttctcaagtcgttcCAGCACCCAAATGTTGTTCAGTTATTGTCGACTGccaagcaccccaaatcagggagtacaatcctcgttgttgagctgatggattgcaatctgagatcctatttctctggccttgatgaagagtccctcactagcgaatgtgaaattagcctctccaaagacatggcttgtggtctggcctacattcacagcaagcagattatccaccgtgacctctgtggcgacAACGTCTTATTGAAACTTACACGACCATTGCCTGTCGCAAAGATTTCCGattttggcatgtcacggctatatgattcctccaagcttagccacaccctcacagccattggtcaccgtatggggtatctacctctcgaggctattcgattggaAGAGGAGAAGTACGATAGCAGCCTGGATGTGTTTTCCTATGGGGTGATTGTGACGCAGATTGTATGCAAGCTGGAGACGATCAAATCAGCCAAggatcgatcattccatgttgcccagatccctcacacacacacgttgaggaagcttatcgacagttgtttgcaggaagacatgaggaggagaccatctgccagggacatct ATGTTTACTTGACGAGAGGTTCTGGttcagtggaggcaacaaagaaggagtcaaaggacactcaaccagtcaagaaggtgcgtacatgtagtgtgataatgagattcccacagcaacaatag